In Erpetoichthys calabaricus chromosome 4, fErpCal1.3, whole genome shotgun sequence, one genomic interval encodes:
- the LOC114651044 gene encoding olfactory receptor 52E4-like: MPTYNTSSATPDFFLIGFPGLEDYHHWLSIPFTIMYLIAILGNVTIILIVKHEENLHMPMYVFLCVLAVVDLGLSTSVLPEMLNVMLFNIHVISFQACFLQMFLVDFFSGLESSILAVMAYDRYVAIYRPLHYTSLLTATSIVKILTVLLIRCLILTGVIAILASKLPYCSLTNVSHCYCYHIAVAKLACTDITLNSSYGLFVAFLIIGTDLIFIAFTYVKILKAVLKLGSKAAQHKAFNTCGSHLFIILYYYSSCLFSFLTNRFGQNVPQHIKILLSVLYLIVPPALNPIIYGLRTKEIRDVFHKYLFRTKIEPMDN; encoded by the coding sequence ATGCCTACATACAACACTTCTTCAGCTACCCCTGACTTTTTTTTGATTGGATTTCCTGGATTGGAAGACTATCATCATTGGCTGTCCATCCCATTTACTATTATGTATCTTATAGCCATTTTAGGCAATGTAACTATTATATTAATTGTTAAACATGAGGAAAATTTACACATGCCTATGTATGTTTTCCTTTGTGTTCTGGCAGTAGTAGATTTGGGTTTAAGCACATCCGTATTACCTGAAATGTTAAATGTAATGTTGTTTAATATCCACGTTATTTCCTTTCAAGCCTGCTTTCTGCAAATGTTCCTTGTTGACTTTTTTTCTGGACTTGAATCATCTATTCTGGCAGTTATGGCTTATGACAGGTATGTTGCTATATACCGTCCATTACATTATACTTCACTGTTAACAGCTACATCAATTGTAAAAATTTTAACTGTTCTTCTTATAAGATGTCTCATTTTAACTGGAGTGATAGCAATCTTGGCATCAAAGTTACCTTACTGTTCACTCACTAATGTCAGTCATTGCTACTGTTACCACATTGCAGTGGCAAAACTGGCATGCACCGACATAACATTAAACAGTTCTTATGGGCTTTTTGTTGCCTTCCTGATAATTGgaacagatttaatttttattgcattCACTTACGTAAAAATTCTCAAAGCTGTCTTGAAGCTGGGCTCAAAGGCAGCCCAACACAAGGCATTTAATACATGCGGCTCTCATTTATTTATCATACTCTACTATTATTCAAGTTGCCTCTTTAGTTTTTTAACTAATAGATTTGGGCAGAATGTACCTCAGCACATTAAAATATTGTTGAGTGTTTTGTATCTTATAGTACCTCCTGCTTTAAATCCCATCATCTATGGACTGAGAACTAAGGAAATACGTGAcgtttttcataaatatttatttagaacAAAAATTGAACCAATGGACAATTAA